Part of the Candidatus Diapherotrites archaeon genome is shown below.
TGCACATTGGACTTAAGGACATTGTATTCATCCAATAACTCCAGTGCCTCGGGCCTCTCGAACATTAGCCTTGAGGCAATGAATGAAGGCTTTACTTCAGCCTCAAAGAAGGCATGATATAATTCCAGGGTGTCAGGCACTTTGTCCAATTTTACTACAATGTCCCTGACCTTTGAAATCAATTGAGTTGAATCAAATATTTCTTTTATTTTCAGGAGGGTTCCCAAATAAACTTTTGTTGATTCTGCTGTCTTTGCTTCAAGGCCTGGAACCAAATTTTTTATTCTGTTGATTTCCTGTATTAATTCTAAGTACGCTGCAATAGGGTCAAAGGAAATGCCTTCTCTTGTAACCCTGAGGACAAGGTCATGCCTTACCCCGAAATCCTTTTCATCTAATGCCCCAGGCTTTCCCAAATGGCTGTAACCCCAAATGTTCTCCAGCTCAAATTTTGGAATTAAGGCAGCAATCTCTGCAAGCATTTTAGTCTGCGCTTCATTGTAGACCCTTTCATATATTTCCCCGCAGACAATAATTTGCGCTTCAAGCTCTTGAAGCAGAGAAATGGCGTGGAACCTGCAGTGCAGGTCATCAGACATGGATGCTCCATACACACAATTCCTGCAGTCAAAGATGAGGTGCCTTTTGCCTCCCTCCTCTTTTACTACGTAATCCCCAACCTCAAAATTCCCTATCTTCAATTAAACGCCACCTTTCTGGAATTCTATAGAAAAAGAATAAAACTTCTTAATAATGTTTATCTTTTTTAGAATAAGTTTTCAAAGAATAACATCACATAATGTAATGTCTTCTTTTCAATTCCGACTTAATTATTCTATATTTATCCGATGCTTTCTCAAGTCTTGCCTCCAATCTGTATTCTGACAGTCCGCTGACATGAGAAGGGTCCTCTCGAAACTTGCTAATATTACGGAAAGCATGTCTCAAATAATCGTCTGCAAATAACAATAATTCTTTTAGTTCAGTGCCTTTCATTTTCTTAACCTTTTCAGCTAAACGCTCTTCAGGCAAACTAAGTATCCTTGATTTAGGCATTTCTTCGGGCTCAACTTTCTCCCTCACTATTTTTTTAATTTCCTTGGATATGGCTTCATCCATCATCTTTTTTTGTTTTTCTCTGGGCAAATTCAAATAGGCAGGGTCATACGCAAATCTATCTAATAATTTATTTCTTATATTGCTTAACACAAAGTCATCTATTCCATGCATTTTCATCAAAGCAAAAAATTTTCTACTCTTACGTTGGTTTACCCTTCTTGCTCTTACCCTTACTGATTTTAGTGGCATAATCAAACAATTAGGGTAAGTTATTATTAATTTTACTTGTTAGAGGAAGTTCTGCTGAAAGCTTTTGGAAGAATATATATCCTTTTTTGTTTCAGGGCTTCCCTTCTCTTGGCGAGCTCCCCCTCAAAGAAAAAGCGCTCAAGCAGCAAGTGCTCTATTATTGTATTCTTTTCTGCATTAAATTTAGCCATAAGCCTTTTGGCTTCCTTGTTTGAGATAGCGCCTTTAGTCTGCTTGCCCCACAAAATTTTTTCTGCAGTCCTCTTTTCTTTTTCTGCATTGCGGATGCCTAAATTAATTTTCTTTATTGCAGAAAAAAGCGGCGGGGTAGGCATAGAAGAAATTTTTGAGTAAAAATACTCCGGCTCTTTAAGTTTTCCCCTGCGCTCCTTCAAAACCTCTTTTTCTGTGAGGCCTGCAATCAATTTATGCTTTAATTCTTTTTTCAATTCAGGAAGTAAAGCATCAACCAATTCAGCGCTTGACTCAAAAATCCTGTTTGTTTTATTAAAGGACAGTTCAGGCAAGAGCTTACTTTTTTGTTTTGCCCTTCTTGCCCTTGGAGTGCTCATTTTTCTTTTCGCAAAAGGCATAAAAACTATTTTCTGGCTTTAGGCCTTGCCTTTCTTTTCACTGGCTTTTTTGCAGGCTTTAAGGCAGGCTTTTTTGCGCTTGAATCAAAGGCATAGACATTCAAAAAGAACAGGCTTCCATAGCCTTGGGCCCAGACGCCGAATAATACATTTATTATGAACCTGATGATGGCAGCGATGGCAACTGCCAGTAAAAAGAACGAGAAAACAAAAGAAACCAAATTCAGGATGCCCCCCACTATTAAGAGAACAATTACTGCAGCAAGGCTGAAGATGAAATAAGCTACTGCAAAAAAGTAATTCTTGAAGTAATTCTTTCTTCCAAGCCAGTAAGCCCTCTTGAAGGAATCAATTATTCCAATGTCCTCAAAGTACGGAACAGCATTCAGTACGATGAGGAAAGGAAGCAGAACAAGATAAATTACCCCGAAAATTATTGCCCCAAGCAAGAGCCAGGCAAAAACCTTAAGGAAGAGAAGCAAAAATGCAGGGAAAAGAACCGAGAGAGCAAAAGCAGTCTGGGCAGAAGTGAATGGGAGAGCAGAAAACAAAAAAGAGAATTCCTTTATTGCATTAAGGAAGTATATTGCAACAGGAATCAGCCATAAGATAACTGCAATTGCAACAACAAGGTTCACAACCAATTTTACGCCGAAGGCAGTTACAAGCCTTGGCTTCAATGCCTTCCATGCGCTTCCCAATTCAATTTTTTTTCCTGAGGCAAGGGCCCTAGAAAAATTCAGCTTGAAGCCCAAGAAAAGGGCTTCAGCGAAAGCCATTATCACAATGAAAACAAAGAAAAGCAGGAGATAAATCCAGAGGGCTGCAACCGAAAACTTAAAGGAAAGAAAGGTTGCCACCGCAGGAAGCACAACAAAAACCGCAATCAAAAAAATTGAAAGGACAGAAACAATAATTCCTGCCAGGAAATTATAGCCAAGGAACCTTGGACTAAAAGAGCGCCTGAAATTGTTCAATGCATAATCAATATAGAAGCCCATTGCCCCTCACAAAATAAAGAGAGTGTAAAGTAATATAAAAGCCTTTGCATTAATTCTCTTTTATATGCCCAAAAAAATCAAAATTAAAAAGGAAAAAAAAAGGGGAAAAAAGAAAGGTTTTTTCAGCATTGAAAGAGAGGACGCACTCAAGGGCGGAAAATTTGTTTTACGAATCCTGCTCTTTTATTTGATACTGCTCGCGCTCTCATATTTTCTTGTTCCATTAGGTTTACTGGAAGAAACAATTGCTTCTCACACTAATTATTTTTTGGGCCTTGCAGGAATCAAAGGCGAAGTAATAAAAGCAGTGAATGAAAGCCCTGCTGGAATTGAATTCCAGAAATTCAATGTAGAAATAAATTACCTGTGCACTGGCCTCCTCGAGCTCACAGTGCTCTTGGCTGCAATAATTGCAACGCCTTACATAAGTTCAAGGAAAAAAATTTTTGGTGTGATGGGAGCCATAATTGTCTCCTATATATTCAATTTAGCCAGAATTGTCTTCACGATAACTGCAATAAGCTCTTACAGCATAAAGACAGCAGAACTGACCCATGACGTGCTTTTCAGGATTTCGCTCTTCATTATAGTGGCAGGCTACTATTTCGTTTGGCTCAAAATTGTCTCACATTGAAAAGATTATTTCTGCAGCAACAGGAAGGCCTTGGCATTGTATAAAATAATCCTTTCCTTTTGAACTTGCACAGCAAAAGAGGCGGCTTTAATTAATTGCCTTTTGAATTCGTTTTCTTCGATAATTAAAGGGGTTGCCTCCCTTCCAATATTCAAGCTGATTGTCTGAAACAACCTGATTATTCTGTTTTTTTGGGTTGAATCTGCTTTTTTGACAATAAATAAAATATCAATGTCCGATGCTCTGGTTAAATGCCCTCTCGCAATTGACCCAAACAAAACAATTGAAACAAGATTGCTTCCAAAAATTTTTTTGAAGGAGTCAATTCTATCAATCAATTCTTTAACTACTGCAAACTTTGAGGTAGCAGATAATTTTTCCTGCTCTTCAACCAACTCAAAAGCAGATATACTCAAAGGATTGTCTAGCACTGGAAAAAGCTGCCTAATGTTCCCAACCTGCTTTGAATAAATAAGGTTTGCTTCCTCCAATTCATTCAAGATGCCTTTAATATCTCTAAGTGAACCAACCAATTTCATTAAAGCGTTAACGTGAATTTCGGGGTTCCTGGCAACCTCCGCAAGAATTCTTTGCCTTGACTTTAAAATCAACATATTTAATCACTTCAACAATTCATCAATTTCTTTAACGAAATTAAAAGCATTTCTCCCAATTGTTCTGACATCATCTTCCTTGACCTTAGTCACAGTATACAAAACACTGTTCCTGAACTGCCTGACTTTTCCAAGCAGATCTATTTCTTCATCAAAACTTTTTCTTGCGCTGCCAAACCCTTTAACAAACCTTTCGCCATGCAGTATCTCAAGCATCAAGGCAATAGTACAGACGTGGTCCTTGGCGGCTTGACCCAAAAAATGAGAAGTAAAAGCCTTGGCTGCCATGTACATGCCAGCATAATAAGCGATAATTGCCCAATCAAGAAAATTGTCTGATTCAAAAGATTCTGCAGTCTG
Proteins encoded:
- a CDS encoding exosortase/archaeosortase family protein, with amino-acid sequence MPKKIKIKKEKKRGKKKGFFSIEREDALKGGKFVLRILLFYLILLALSYFLVPLGLLEETIASHTNYFLGLAGIKGEVIKAVNESPAGIEFQKFNVEINYLCTGLLELTVLLAAIIATPYISSRKKIFGVMGAIIVSYIFNLARIVFTITAISSYSIKTAELTHDVLFRISLFIIVAGYYFVWLKIVSH
- a CDS encoding nucleotidyltransferase domain-containing protein, whose product is MLILKSRQRILAEVARNPEIHVNALMKLVGSLRDIKGILNELEEANLIYSKQVGNIRQLFPVLDNPLSISAFELVEEQEKLSATSKFAVVKELIDRIDSFKKIFGSNLVSIVLFGSIARGHLTRASDIDILFIVKKADSTQKNRIIRLFQTISLNIGREATPLIIEENEFKRQLIKAASFAVQVQKERIILYNAKAFLLLQK
- a CDS encoding HEPN domain-containing protein; this translates as MIICIFAGGVVFMGFVDVDSKIPKSLRAVKRVLSECFKRKRIQRFTKEDAKTFLAKAHYHLQTAESFESDNFLDWAIIAYYAGMYMAAKAFTSHFLGQAAKDHVCTIALMLEILHGERFVKGFGSARKSFDEEIDLLGKVRQFRNSVLYTVTKVKEDDVRTIGRNAFNFVKEIDELLK